One genomic window of Deltaproteobacteria bacterium includes the following:
- a CDS encoding dioxygenase, producing MTTQNDKSKTPQARMPAIFAAHGAPILLDDAVWMGELAAWAKAMPKPKSILMVSAHWEARPTSLGATQPVPLVYDFY from the coding sequence ATGACGACCCAGAACGACAAGAGCAAGACACCCCAAGCCAGGATGCCCGCGATCTTCGCGGCGCACGGCGCACCGATCCTGCTCGATGACGCCGTCTGGATGGGTGAGCTCGCGGCCTGGGCGAAGGCCATGCCGAAGCCGAAGAGCATCCTCATGGTCTCGGCGCACTGGGAGGCGCGCCCGACCTCGCTCGGCGCGACGCAGCCCGTGCCGCTCGTCTACGACTTCTACG
- a CDS encoding pirin family protein, producing MITVRHADERGRSDAGWLDSRHTFSFADYHDPAHMGFGALRVINDDWVNASAGFGAHPHRDMEIISYVLSGALGHKDSMGNGSTIRPGDVQRMSAGTGVVHSEWNHSKADRVHFLQIWIVPEKRGLEPGYEQRAFEPHQLRDRLALVASRDGRDGSVTIHQDAALYATKLSEGKSAEHELEPGRRAWVQVAHGSVTLNGTPLEAGDGAAVTGESRLALHGRKDAEVLVFDLA from the coding sequence ATGATCACCGTTCGGCATGCAGATGAAAGAGGCCGTTCCGACGCGGGTTGGCTCGACAGCCGGCACACCTTTTCGTTCGCGGACTACCACGACCCGGCGCACATGGGCTTCGGCGCCCTGCGGGTGATCAACGACGACTGGGTGAACGCGAGCGCTGGGTTCGGTGCTCACCCGCACCGGGACATGGAGATCATCTCGTACGTCCTCTCGGGTGCGCTCGGGCACAAGGACAGTATGGGAAACGGCTCCACCATTCGTCCGGGCGACGTCCAGCGCATGAGCGCCGGGACGGGCGTGGTGCACAGCGAGTGGAATCACTCGAAGGCCGATCGCGTCCATTTCCTCCAGATCTGGATCGTTCCCGAGAAGCGAGGTCTCGAGCCGGGCTACGAGCAGCGAGCCTTCGAGCCGCACCAACTTCGCGATCGACTCGCGCTCGTCGCGTCCCGCGACGGGAGGGATGGCTCCGTCACGATTCATCAGGACGCCGCGCTCTACGCGACGAAGCTGTCGGAAGGGAAATCGGCGGAGCACGAGCTCGAGCCCGGGCGACGAGCGTGGGTTCAGGTCGCGCACGGCTCAGTCACACTCAACGGCACCCCGCTCGAGGCGGGGGATGGGGCAGCGGTGACCGGCGAGTCGAGACTCGCGCTTCACGGTAGGAAGGACGCCGAGGTCCTCGTGTTCGACCTGGCATGA